Sequence from the Parvicella tangerina genome:
GCATTCGTAATGTACTCATGTTATCGTTAAGTGTTCGTTGTGAAATCTTACCCTCACCTCGTTTTTTAGGTCGGTAGCTGAGGTAATGGTAATACTCTCCCATAATCTCGTTAGTAACCTTTTCCAAGTGTTTTACTTGTTGTTGCTCTAAGAATAAGAGAAACTCTTCTACCTGTGCTGAGTAGTGGTCCCCACTTTTAATAGACTTGGTAGCCCTAATGTGGGTAGTAAAGTCCTTTTGTATGTTTATATAATATGTCGTTTTTAATGTCATCGTTGTATGTTGTTAGTGAAAATGAGTCGCCAGTATCATTTACCAGCATTAACAAGGTTTTCAGCGGCTCATTTGGAGTTAATTTATCGGAGTTCAGCTAAGTTTTGGAGAATCATGTTTTTAATGGACTCCATCTCTGACCAGTAAACAATCTTATACCTATACCCCGTGTTTTTGGCTCCTTCTTGCTTAATAAACTCGTGGTTGACCAAAGTTTGTAAGTATCGGGTATTGGTTGGCTTTGGCACTTTGAGAGCTTCTCTAATTTCCAATGCGGTAAACGTGCTGTTTTTGCCCTTGGGACTATTCAATGCTAACTTTTTAAGGTTCTCAAAATAGTCTCTGGTATTGGTGTTCAGCTCATCCAAGTTGACCAGTATGGTGTCCAAAAACAAATCAATTCCACGTTCAATGTCTGCTGTGGTTACTATGACCCTCCCTTGCTCATCCTTATCTCGCTGGTGTTGGTGGAACAAGGCTATAATGTTGACAAAGTGCATCAACTGGGTGGAATAGGTTCTTGCATTGGGTATGCTGTTGGGTAGTCGTAAGCTTAACGCAAATGGGTTAACTACTTCCAATGGGTGGAGGTTATCAATCATAAATTGTAATATCTCCATTGCTTTAACTTCTTTTACCTCATCGACTATTCCCGCCATTTTTCTACAATCGTACTCCATTAGTCGGTCCATCTGTGTGGCTGTTGTGTCCAAACCAAGCAGTACCGTTTTTGGCTCATTGTCAAAATATTTTTTGCTATTGTTACAAGCTCCAATACTTGAGGTATGCCCTGTTACATCTTGGTGGGTAGTGTATAATATCCCGTTATCTCCCTTTTTGGGGGCATCAATTTTCAATTCTCCCTTAGCTTGTAGCTTCTTAAGGTCGGCAATTGCTTTACTTGACGTAACACCCGAATAATCTGGAATAACTAACAATTTTCTATCAATCATCGTATTACCATAATATCGAAATGACCGAGAGGTAGTAAGGTCAATGGCGTATCGCTCATGGGCTGGAATAAGATTAGCAATTTTATTTACCAACTCTGCACCCATTATGTTCTCATTGCTTTGTATCACAGCGTGTAAGTTGGACGAAAACTTGTAAGAGCTTGCAATAAGAAACAGTATCAATCTGGTCTTTTCTTCTCCAACTATTCCAGCATCACCAATCAAATTATTTACCTCATCGAGTAAGTTTTCAGACTGCAATAAGTCTTTGGCTTTCCCTATCAGTTTGGTATCATTCCCTTTTGGCTTTAGTCCTCTTCTCTGGGCTTTGTTTCTTCTGAACTGTTGTAGCTCTGTGGTAATGAAGTTCAGCTCTTCCACGGCATGGGCATAGTTGAGATTTTTACCCTCGGTCCAGTGGTATATCTTTTCCTTGGTTTCGTTGGAATCCATTAAGTCCAATCGCCCTCGCCATACGTCTGCATCGAAGTCGTTCTCAATCTGAAATTGCATAACCAATTGACTTGGGTTCGCTGGAATATCTCCATATATTTTGTAGGTCAGCTCTGTACCCACAAATAAAAACTCGTCTTCTGAAATGACAGAAACCTCGCTTTTAACGGGTTGGTCTTTCGGTTTTGTGGAGCTACTTTTGGACATTATCAATGCTTCAATACCGTCCTCGGCATATTTTAAATAAAACTCATTTAAGCTCTCACCATCTGGTAAGTGTATCACGCTTGGAATCGGTAAACTATTGTCTCTAAATTGCTGTTGTAATTGTTCGGAATTACATCCCATCAAAATTATTTCTACATCCTTATTTAACCCTTTGAGAGCTGCAATTATATCGAGTGTCATTTCTCCATCGTGTAGGGCTAAAATGGCATCGGTATTGCCTTGTAATGTGGTCTGCTGAAAGGTGGCTGCCTCAAACTCATTTTGAAATAGAAATAGTCTCTCGGTGCTTTCCTTTGGGTAGTGTGGGTACACTCCTTTTTTATTCAAATATTCAATGGTCGGAGTTTGGAGCTTGAATCTCAAGGCAAAGTAGTTGACCATTTGTCCCGCCTCATCTTTTAGTGGTAAAACAATACCTTCTTTTCCAATGGTCGAATAGGCAAACTCATTCTGTTTTCCTTTGCCGTGTTTGCTCTTCATCAACACGCCAAGGGCTTCCAAGGCTTTGAGAATCTCTTCTGGTTTTCTCCAATGAAACTGCCCAGAATTATATCCAACTTCAATCGAATATAGGTCAATCCCCCGTGCTTCAAGGTATTCACGTGGTGCGGTGGTTCTTCCAGCTCTTATTCCATTCTGGAAGCTCTTGAATAGTTCAGACAAATGTTGGTTTAAGCCCTTGTCGGACGAAACCTTTTTTGTATTTTTGGGTATCATAAGTTGATAGATTAATTAGAGAGTTGATTTATTGATTTGATAAAGAATTAGAGACCTTGTTGGCGCAAGGTCTTTTTTATTTCTATGCTGCTTGTTCGAGCTCAAGCTCATCCTTAATGAGTTTGCGAATCTTCGCTACTGTTCCCAGAGACACATCGAAAAGCTTCACACATTCTCTGACAGAAAATCCTCTTTTAAGTCCTTCTATTACTTTAGGGTACTTAGACAAAAAATCATCTTCGCTTTCTTCTGTTCCCTTGTGTCTTCCACAATGAACACCTTTTGCTTTAGCTTCTGCCATTCCCGAACGAATCCTTTCAATCGTATTTCTTCGCTCATTTTTTGCGAACAAGCTCAACATGTGAAGCATCATTTCAGTTTGCATATTCATTTCGCCTTTTTCGTTCAAGGTTTCTGTATTGAGGTCTTGTAGGTAAATGCTCACATTAGAAGAGTGAAGCTCTTCAACCAATTTCAGCGTATCGAGTGT
This genomic interval carries:
- a CDS encoding recombinase family protein, encoding MKSKNEAAAIFCRVSTLDQSYDRQVNDLTKIANKFSFDVVEIITEKISGAKSNEERAGVQQLLEGAKQGKFQKVLVTEVSRLGRSTLDTLKLVEELHSSNVSIYLQDLNTETLNEKGEMNMQTEMMLHMLSLFAKNERRNTIERIRSGMAEAKAKGVHCGRHKGTEESEDDFLSKYPKVIEGLKRGFSVRECVKLFDVSLGTVAKIRKLIKDELELEQAA